The following nucleotide sequence is from Cicer arietinum cultivar CDC Frontier isolate Library 1 chromosome 2, Cicar.CDCFrontier_v2.0, whole genome shotgun sequence.
attttgagtttaaaattttagaattttagaattttataattgtatataatattttttaaacaaaataaaaaacaaagctTGATTTTAGTGGAtgacaaatttataaatacttAGTATAATTATTACTTAGTTAGCAAATTCTTTTATAGGGTTAGTcgtaattttgatatatttatttttatcaatttaagaatttgatcattttattttaaaatccgaCTATTTTGATAtctgattttaatttttcaactaaaaattaataaaataatatattttaaataatatgacataCAATCTTATGATAAAGAATCATCTagacatattaaatatttatatgttattagttaaattataaaaataaataatttacgaAGATGAAACTGATATTTTTATacgattttattgcaattttataaGTGTTAATTATTCTAGATCGCTATGTCGATTTTATAGATATCAAATgtaatgttatttaaaatttatcacatcgttattttttaattaaataattaaaacgaGAGATCAAAACTGtcgaatttttaaataaaatcttatttttgcgAATTGATGAAAATAAGATAACTAAATTTACTCTTAAACAGTATTTATAAGAATTTAAGTATTTCACTTCACTTAATGAActcttaaataaataactttttgatgtccaatttgtgttttgttagttctttgtttttgtatatttttattcttcacGCGATtgttaaaaaaacttttaattaaGTAAGTAATTTCTTATAGTATTACTTTAACCAAGTTCAACACTCATATGCCTATATCTTACATAAAAGTTGAGGAAGGGAACATGTTATACTCATATGTAATTCTATCCTATTTAATATCACAATTTGTATTAgatttgaagagaaaaaaaaaatcatttcccAACGGTAAAACAAAGATTAATCCTATTTAAGATGGGATAGATTTTCTCAAagtacaatttaaataaatttacagATGATCTGATCATTCAAATAGGATTATGATATAAAagtgaatattttatttataaaagtatggctacaaataaaatatgtacCAAACAAGATTCCTAAATTATGTTAGTTCAAATAAAATTGGATCTGAATTTTATAAGCAAGGGTCTTAGGTTCAACTCACTAAAATTTACAAAAGATGTTGGGCTGAATTCTCCATTAGAAATTAGTCTCTAATAACAAAATTTACTTTGCaccaataatattaaaaaatggttaattttttttattactttgcACAAATAAAGACTGAAAAATGTTccttcaaaatataataaagattaaaaaatatttggtagagataagaaataaataataaaaaattgatatgatAAAAgagtgaaataaaaataaattgaaacataaatataaagatTAGTGAACATTATTTTAACCCAAAAATGGTTAAAAGTTGGAACAGATTATAGTCATCTTTAACACGTGACTAATTTTTGACCATGCCAATTCTTTACATCTAACTTATCTATAAGTCTAAATTGGAAGATTAATTTACCATCTCCTACTTTTGTCTGTTCTGAAAATTTTGATATCCCAATTAAAGAAAGGAACAACCGCCAATCCACTTCACTAGTTGATTAAAACATGAGATGAGTATTAAATCCTCCCAAATTAAggcaaagataaaaaaaaggaaataataaataaataaataaataatgcaaGCACCTAGCACATAATGAAATGCATGTATCCAGACACCTTCCAATCTTATATAAACCAAACACTCCTACCCTCTTTTCCCCATCCCACCTCACTCCACTTGCCAATTACACACATTAAAGAGAAGTTATTGAGAGAGACAAGAAATATCTTTTATCCAAAAAAACACCAACCAAACAATGCCTTCTTCTGCTCCAACTTTGCTCTCAAAATGTACAATTTTCCCAAACACAAAATCAACTATTGGAAACCTTAAACTCTCTGTTTCAGACCTTCCTATGCTTTCTTGTCACTACATCCAAAAAGGTTGTCTCTTCACTCAACCTTCTATTCCTTTCCATAATTTAATCCGTAACTTAAAATCCGCTCTCGCTCGCACTCTCTCTCTTTTTCCACCACTCGCCGGCCGTTTAACCACCGATTCCGACGGTTACGTTTACTTAACCTGCAACGACGCCGGTGTCGATTTCATCCATGCCACTGCCACCGGATTCTATATCCGTGATCTCTTATCAACCACCGACGTTCATGAATCGTTCAAAGAATTCTTCGCTTTTGACAGAAAAGTTAGTTACACTGGTCACTTCTCTCCGATTTTGGCTGTTCAGGTAACTGAGCTCGCTGACGGCGTTTTCATCGGCTGCGCCGTTAATCACGCCGTCACTGACGGAACTTCCTTCTGGAATTTCTTCAATACATTCGCGCAAGAATGCAGAGGAGCGAACAAATGTCTCCGGAATGTTCCAAATTTCCGCCGTGACTCTGTTTTAATCTCCGACGCCGTTCTACGTTTGGAGAAAGGAGGTCCGGTGGTTACGTTCAACGCCGACGCGCCGTTTCGTGAGAGAATCTTTAGCTTCAGTCGCGAAGCGATTCAGAAACTGAAAGCTAAAGTTAATAACCGACGGTGGACGGAAAATAACAGCACCGTCGAGTTGATGCAGAAGCATATCAACGACCgttataacaataacaataacaaccagAAAGAAAATGGGAAGGTAGCGACGTTAATTGATAACTGGTTCAAAAGCAATGTTCATTCTAAACAGCAAACGATTTCTGTTACAGAAACCG
It contains:
- the LOC101494020 gene encoding uncharacterized acetyltransferase At3g50280-like, producing MPSSAPTLLSKCTIFPNTKSTIGNLKLSVSDLPMLSCHYIQKGCLFTQPSIPFHNLIRNLKSALARTLSLFPPLAGRLTTDSDGYVYLTCNDAGVDFIHATATGFYIRDLLSTTDVHESFKEFFAFDRKVSYTGHFSPILAVQVTELADGVFIGCAVNHAVTDGTSFWNFFNTFAQECRGANKCLRNVPNFRRDSVLISDAVLRLEKGGPVVTFNADAPFRERIFSFSREAIQKLKAKVNNRRWTENNSTVELMQKHINDRYNNNNNNQKENGKVATLIDNWFKSNVHSKQQTISVTETETNEISSFQSLCALLWRAVTRARKFPASKTTTFRMAVNCRHRIEPKMETYYFGNAIQSVPTYASAGDVMSRDLRWCAEQLNKNVKAHDNGMVRLFVEDWEKNPRCFPLGNPDGGSITMGSSPRFPMYDNDFGWGKPLAVRSGKANKFDGKISAFPGRDGTGTVDLEVVLAPETMAGLEADPEFMLYASRQL